CAGGCTTGGGAGGAACCCAGGAGGACAGAGCTCCCTGGCTGCCCTGAGCTGACTCATAGCTCCCAAACAAGGCCTGGACTCAGAGCTATCAGGCCAGGGCTGCTGTTTCCCTGGCTCAAGATAAGCCTGTCTCTTTTTCTCCCAGAGGTTGGGCCTGCAATTTAACATGGCAATGACAGCGATAGTTACCCTCAAAAACATCCTTAGCAACTCTTTTCTGACACAAATCACTTATTCTTTATGAAAGATGAATGACTCATGCAAGGAGCTGCACTGTCCATTAAGTGGCACATTGTTAATTTGCTCCGTAATTAGTTCAGTGGCATATAATTATTTGGGgtcaaataataattaaatttttgtaCACTCCCTTTTTCCCCCTGGTAAATTACCACTGGACCACCCTCCGTGACTAAGGATCTCTAAATAACACACAGGATGCTTGCTCTGTAACACAAGGAAGTGTGTAACTGTTCCCCACAAAAggccccttttaaaaaaaaatctcttcattaAATCAATCATTTTACCATCATTGTTTAAAACTCcccttttaagaataaaaatcatcaaatagAATATGATAAACTTTATTCATCTAATCAAGTTGTCTAAAGAAACCACATAAAACATATCAAGTTTTAATTTGTAGTATCAGTCACAGTATCAATTAAactaacaaatattaaaataaacttcaCCATAAAACCTCTACCAAAAAGTATTGACGTATTGCCAAAAGCAAAGTTGGCTTCCACAATTACCTTAAATTAAAGAAGTTATCCAAGTTATCCTTAGCATTTCTTTTTCAATAATCAAGCACTTGATTTTTACATACGATGATTTTGCTGAAAACTCACAAAGTTctgcttaaaaattaaaaactagatattgttttctttgtttgacTTAGAAGTGATTGAGAAACTATATTTGTAATAATATTAagtattttgaattatattttaaaaatgtgattctgtaaatttaagaaaagtgaaattagacagccattgcagtacattgagctccatagagacagcgcaggggcaagtgagagccggacgggcactgggcaactctgtgcctcgctgaggaaaaataactaaacatgggcaaaggagatcctaagaagccgagaggcaaaatgtcatcatatgcattctttgtgcaaacttgtcgggaggagcacaagaagaagcacccagacgcttcagtcaacttctcagagttttctaagaagtgctcagagaggtggaagaccatgtctgctaaagagaaaggaaaatttgaagatatggcaaaggcggacaaggcccgttatgaaagagaaatgaaaacctatatccctcctaaaggggaaacaaaaaagaagttcaaggattccaatgcacccaagaggcctccttcggcctttttcttgttctgttctgagtatcgcccaaaaatcaaaggagaacatcccggcctatccattggtgatgttgcaaagaagctgggggagatgtggaataacactgctgcggatgacaagcagccttatgaaaagaaggctgcaaagctgaaggaaaaatacgaaaaggatattgctgcataccgagctaaaggaaagcctgatgcagcgaaaaagggagtcgtcaaggctgaaaaaagcaagaaaaagaaggaagaggaggaagatgaggaagatgaa
This Nycticebus coucang isolate mNycCou1 chromosome 1, mNycCou1.pri, whole genome shotgun sequence DNA region includes the following protein-coding sequences:
- the LOC128588999 gene encoding high mobility group protein B1-like, which gives rise to MGKGDPKKPRGKMSSYAFFVQTCREEHKKKHPDASVNFSEFSKKCSERWKTMSAKEKGKFEDMAKADKARYEREMKTYIPPKGETKKKFKDSNAPKRPPSAFFLFCSEYRPKIKGEHPGLSIGDVAKKLGEMWNNTAADDKQPYEKKAAKLKEKYEKDIAAYRAKGKPDAAKKGVVKAEKSKKKKEEEEDEEDEEDEDEEEDEEEDDDDE